In Candidatus Epulonipiscium viviparus, one DNA window encodes the following:
- the rpsR gene encoding 30S ribosomal protein S18, translating into MSMQKRRGRRRRKVNQFAGDNIKKINYKDINTLKKFISERGKILPRRITGNSAKAQRKLTAAIKRARHIALLPYTQD; encoded by the coding sequence ATGTCAATGCAGAAAAGACGCGGACGCAGAAGACGTAAAGTAAATCAATTTGCAGGCGATAATATTAAAAAAATAAACTATAAGGATATTAACACTCTTAAGAAATTTATTTCTGAACGAGGAAAAATCTTGCCTAGACGAATTACTGGCAACTCTGCTAAAGCACAACGCAAACTCACAGCAGCAATTAAGCGCGCAAGACATATTGCGTTATTGCCTTATACTCAAGATTAA
- a CDS encoding pyridoxal phosphate-dependent aminotransferase → MSVFLNRQLAGLIPYTPGEQPKRGEFIKLNTNESPYPPSPRAVAAAAEAAKTLNLYCDPSAKALTAEFCNYYNVDDVIFGNGSDEILAFCYLAFCEKEVAFPKISYGFYQVFSDLYNVVAEQIPLTENFEIDPATYFNKKKTIIIANPNAPTGIALNKDQLESILAANEQNVVIIDEAYADFSGFSARSLIEKYNNLVVVGTFSKSRNLAGARLGFAVANTELINDIALVKNSYNPYNVNAVTQAMGAVSIAEAEYFEKCVGKIVAEREKFTEFLEQNGFYTLPSKANFVFTKPAAASGEELYEYLRSKKILVRYFKAIPDFVRITIGTAIEMDAVKEAIIDWRK, encoded by the coding sequence ATGAGTGTATTTTTAAATAGGCAGCTGGCTGGTCTGATTCCATACACTCCTGGAGAGCAACCGAAACGAGGAGAGTTTATTAAGCTGAATACAAATGAGAGTCCATACCCGCCGTCGCCTCGAGCAGTGGCTGCTGCTGCAGAAGCTGCAAAAACCCTAAATTTGTATTGCGACCCTTCGGCAAAAGCACTGACAGCAGAGTTTTGTAATTATTATAATGTAGATGATGTAATATTTGGAAACGGTTCTGACGAAATACTGGCATTTTGCTATCTGGCTTTTTGTGAGAAGGAGGTGGCATTTCCAAAAATTTCGTATGGGTTTTATCAAGTATTTAGCGATTTGTATAATGTAGTTGCGGAGCAAATACCGCTAACCGAAAATTTTGAAATTGATCCTGCAACATACTTCAATAAAAAGAAAACGATTATAATTGCGAATCCAAATGCACCAACGGGAATTGCATTGAACAAAGATCAGCTGGAAAGCATACTCGCCGCAAATGAACAAAACGTAGTGATTATCGACGAAGCATATGCGGATTTTAGTGGGTTTAGTGCCAGATCTCTAATCGAGAAATACAACAACTTGGTAGTGGTGGGGACCTTCTCAAAATCACGCAATTTGGCAGGGGCAAGACTGGGTTTTGCAGTTGCCAATACAGAGCTCATTAATGATATTGCGTTGGTGAAAAATTCGTATAACCCATATAATGTGAATGCAGTAACGCAAGCAATGGGGGCTGTTAGCATCGCAGAGGCGGAATACTTTGAGAAGTGCGTCGGCAAAATTGTAGCAGAGCGAGAGAAATTTACAGAATTTTTGGAACAAAATGGCTTTTATACGCTTCCGTCGAAGGCAAATTTTGTGTTTACCAAGCCAGCTGCTGCAAGCGGAGAAGAGCTATATGAATATTTGCGTAGTAAGAAAATTTTGGTGAGATATTTTAAAGCAATCCCAGATTTTGTACGCATTACAATTGGAACTGCAATAGAAATGGATGCGGTGAAAGAAGCGATTATAGATTGGAGAAAATAA
- the rpsF gene encoding 30S ribosomal protein S6 produces MTNKYELALVLVTSLGEEEKQAQLEKIKELIVRFGGEITKVDDWGKKKLAYEIDKKKEGFYYFIEFNAEPDAPAEIESRLRITEAVLRYLIVSLEEK; encoded by the coding sequence ATGACTAATAAGTATGAATTAGCACTTGTGTTAGTTACTTCATTAGGCGAAGAAGAAAAACAGGCTCAACTTGAAAAAATCAAAGAGCTGATTGTACGTTTCGGTGGAGAAATCACAAAAGTTGATGACTGGGGCAAAAAGAAACTTGCCTATGAAATTGACAAGAAAAAAGAAGGTTTCTACTACTTTATCGAGTTCAACGCAGAGCCAGATGCTCCAGCAGAAATTGAGAGTAGACTTAGAATCACAGAAGCTGTTCTTCGCTATTTAATCGTTTCTTTAGAAGAAAAATAG
- the hisG gene encoding ATP phosphoribosyltransferase, producing MIDIALPKGRLGDDVYRMFKNMGINAVDIEAKTRKLFFEDKQNGVRFYLIKPSDVAVYVERGAVDIGVVGKDSLVESGADVYELLDLGIGKCNMCVCSPNAFVDKQNSVLKVATKYPYIAREYYGEREIDIIKLNGSIELAPLIGLSHVIVDIVETGSTLRENNLKVDTIIMELSARVIASKSRYNFNKDRIDQLLRELI from the coding sequence ATGATTGATATTGCGCTACCTAAGGGGCGACTTGGTGACGATGTTTATAGGATGTTTAAGAATATGGGTATAAATGCAGTAGATATAGAGGCAAAGACGCGCAAATTATTTTTTGAAGATAAACAAAATGGAGTGAGATTTTATTTGATAAAGCCTTCGGATGTTGCAGTGTATGTGGAGCGCGGTGCAGTGGATATAGGAGTGGTTGGCAAGGATTCGCTGGTAGAATCTGGGGCAGATGTATATGAGCTACTGGATTTGGGAATAGGAAAGTGTAATATGTGCGTCTGCTCTCCAAATGCATTTGTCGATAAACAAAATAGCGTACTGAAAGTGGCAACAAAATATCCGTATATTGCTCGTGAATATTATGGAGAACGAGAGATTGACATCATCAAATTGAATGGGTCTATAGAGTTGGCGCCGCTAATTGGGCTTAGCCATGTTATAGTGGATATTGTGGAGACAGGAAGCACCCTTCGTGAAAATAATCTGAAAGTTGATACCATAATTATGGAGCTGAGTGCGCGCGTTATAGCATCAAAAAGCAGATATAACTTTAATAAAGATAGAATTGATCAATTGTTAAGAGAGCTAATTTAA
- a CDS encoding metal-dependent hydrolase, which produces MTGETHLKVGVCLGAITLNPTILVWSMAGSLLPDIDHPSTSINKYFSFASTFNFHHRGLAHSFIVATIISLLVYAFFGAYAAIGMLIGYTSHIITDCFTPKGVAILAPITSQKVHLGAITTGSAAESVFVMFVTLLSVAYFGYTQNWPIAAIWSAASLVACILASTNIKKYYLLSTFILCLIILTT; this is translated from the coding sequence ATGACCGGAGAAACACACCTCAAAGTTGGAGTATGCTTAGGAGCCATTACTCTTAATCCCACTATTCTTGTTTGGAGCATGGCCGGAAGTCTATTACCCGATATAGATCACCCCTCTACCTCTATCAATAAATATTTTTCCTTTGCCAGCACCTTCAATTTTCATCATAGAGGATTGGCCCACAGCTTTATTGTTGCAACTATTATAAGCCTTCTCGTTTATGCATTTTTTGGTGCCTACGCTGCAATTGGAATGCTTATCGGATATACAAGCCACATTATTACCGATTGCTTTACACCCAAAGGAGTGGCTATTTTAGCACCTATCACATCGCAAAAAGTACACCTTGGCGCCATTACAACCGGAAGCGCTGCCGAGTCTGTATTTGTTATGTTTGTAACTCTACTTTCTGTTGCCTATTTTGGCTACACCCAGAATTGGCCTATAGCGGCTATATGGAGTGCCGCCTCTCTTGTTGCTTGTATATTGGCCTCAACAAATATAAAAAAGTACTATCTACTATCAACATTTATTTTATGCTTAATTATTCTTACTACCTAA
- a CDS encoding FeoB-associated Cys-rich membrane protein, translating to MGNVIAVLVIVAIVGGIICFLVKQHKNGGGCPGCKGGCNKSCSIKSNESNDKDDEIEK from the coding sequence ATGGGAAATGTCATTGCGGTACTTGTAATAGTGGCTATAGTGGGAGGAATAATCTGCTTTTTGGTGAAGCAACATAAAAATGGCGGCGGTTGTCCGGGCTGCAAAGGTGGCTGCAATAAATCATGTAGCATCAAAAGTAATGAAAGTAATGATAAAGACGATGAGATAGAAAAGTAA
- a CDS encoding ATP phosphoribosyltransferase regulatory subunit, which translates to MKTDFLDEVSRIGLKLEELYYRFGYSKFKMNRFEPYSFYMSNESFLEDSRVITMQSATGKLLALKPDVTMSIVKNHKAYDKSKIYYNEPVFKVPPGESDFREIRQVGLEYIGELSLYQTLEVLNLAIKSLAMIGEFRFVISDMSIVNLLFDEYNINAEDKNAIIRCLRQKNLHDLEKLPQSRIFTKLVQLPADFKEAITVLLEDETYACCKSELDKLMDIAEALVEICDINKVMFDFAHLVGTQYYNGLTFTGYVRGVANKVLSGGRYDNLLRNMGEKTQKAIGFAVYLSEIENTQREVCDKQIIQYTNVVETLKKANELYESGINFCVRKEENDD; encoded by the coding sequence ATGAAAACAGATTTTTTGGATGAAGTGAGTAGAATAGGCTTAAAATTAGAAGAACTATACTATAGATTTGGTTATAGCAAATTTAAGATGAATCGATTTGAACCCTATTCGTTTTATATGAGCAATGAAAGTTTTTTGGAAGATAGTCGCGTTATTACAATGCAATCGGCAACGGGAAAGTTGCTAGCCCTAAAACCCGATGTAACGATGAGTATCGTAAAAAATCATAAAGCCTATGATAAAAGCAAAATATATTATAATGAGCCTGTGTTTAAAGTACCCCCAGGAGAAAGCGACTTTCGTGAAATTAGGCAGGTGGGGCTTGAGTATATTGGGGAGCTGTCGCTCTATCAAACTTTGGAAGTACTAAATTTGGCAATAAAAAGTTTGGCAATGATAGGCGAATTTAGGTTTGTGATCTCTGATATGTCTATAGTAAACTTGCTATTTGATGAATATAATATTAACGCTGAAGATAAAAACGCTATTATACGGTGTTTGCGACAAAAGAATTTACATGATTTGGAAAAATTGCCGCAATCGAGAATTTTTACAAAGTTAGTACAGTTGCCAGCAGACTTTAAAGAAGCCATAACAGTCTTGCTAGAAGATGAAACCTACGCTTGTTGCAAGTCCGAATTAGATAAATTGATGGATATTGCAGAGGCGTTGGTAGAAATTTGTGATATAAATAAGGTTATGTTTGACTTTGCGCATCTTGTAGGAACTCAGTATTACAATGGGCTCACATTTACTGGATATGTACGGGGCGTCGCAAACAAAGTTTTGTCTGGCGGGCGATATGATAATTTGTTGCGAAACATGGGTGAAAAAACTCAAAAAGCAATAGGATTTGCAGTGTATTTGTCCGAAATTGAAAACACACAAAGAGAAGTTTGCGACAAGCAGATAATTCAATATACAAATGTTGTGGAGACATTAAAAAAAGCAAATGAACTCTATGAATCTGGAATAAATTTTTGTGTACGAAAGGAAGAGAATGATGATTGA
- the hisD gene encoding histidinol dehydrogenase encodes MIKIVDKNTEILKHSAEISPQIERDAQEIVETVKRLGDQALFDYALKFDRAQLTSLLVSEQELKDAYESIDDDLLGVIRRAKKNIEDFHKRQITNSFMVEKDGIIMGQRVTPIERVGIYIPGGRAVYPSSVLMNVIPAKLAGCSYISVVTPPREDGTVAKEILAICAMLGVDQVFKIGGAGAIAALAYGTESVLPVYKITGPGNAYVAAAKKAVFGKVGIDMIAGPSEILIIADEKQSPKVIAADMLSQAEHDMLARAILLTTSKEIAEEVATEIEIQLSKLPKEKIARPSIDDNGLIVVCDTLSECFAISNDLAPEHLEIMLDNAISYLPEIKNAGSVFLGRYTPEAVGDYYAGVNHTLPTNQTSKFSSALSVDTFVKKSTFVQYTEEMLQKYKDDIVLFAKHEGLDAHARSVQSRFQ; translated from the coding sequence ATGATTAAAATAGTAGATAAAAACACAGAAATTTTGAAACATTCCGCTGAGATTTCGCCTCAGATTGAAAGAGATGCCCAAGAGATTGTGGAAACAGTAAAACGTTTGGGCGATCAAGCGCTTTTTGATTATGCATTAAAATTTGATAGGGCACAGTTAACATCGCTGCTAGTGAGTGAGCAAGAGCTGAAGGATGCGTATGAGAGCATTGATGATGATTTGCTAGGGGTGATCAGGAGAGCAAAGAAGAACATAGAAGATTTTCATAAACGCCAGATTACTAATAGCTTTATGGTAGAAAAGGATGGAATAATAATGGGGCAGCGAGTGACCCCCATAGAGCGTGTGGGGATATATATTCCTGGCGGAAGAGCAGTTTATCCATCTAGTGTATTGATGAATGTGATTCCTGCAAAGCTTGCCGGATGCTCATACATTAGCGTCGTCACTCCGCCAAGAGAAGATGGTACGGTGGCAAAAGAGATACTAGCAATTTGCGCTATGCTAGGAGTAGACCAAGTATTTAAAATAGGTGGCGCAGGGGCAATTGCAGCATTGGCATATGGCACCGAAAGCGTATTGCCAGTGTATAAAATTACAGGTCCTGGAAATGCGTATGTTGCAGCTGCAAAGAAGGCTGTGTTTGGCAAGGTGGGCATAGACATGATTGCAGGGCCGTCTGAGATTTTGATCATAGCCGATGAAAAGCAAAGCCCTAAGGTTATCGCGGCAGACATGCTTTCGCAAGCAGAACACGATATGTTGGCAAGAGCGATTTTGCTAACCACATCCAAGGAAATAGCCGAAGAAGTTGCAACAGAAATCGAAATACAGTTGAGTAAGTTGCCTAAAGAAAAAATAGCGCGCCCATCCATAGATGATAACGGATTGATTGTAGTATGCGATACTCTAAGCGAGTGCTTCGCAATATCAAACGATTTGGCACCAGAACATCTAGAGATCATGCTAGACAATGCGATCAGCTATTTGCCAGAGATTAAGAATGCCGGAAGCGTATTTTTGGGACGCTACACTCCGGAGGCAGTTGGGGATTATTATGCAGGAGTAAATCACACGCTGCCAACTAATCAGACATCCAAGTTTTCATCGGCACTGTCTGTGGATACCTTCGTGAAAAAGTCTACATTTGTTCAGTATACAGAAGAAATGCTCCAAAAGTATAAGGATGATATCGTATTGTTTGCAAAGCACGAAGGCTTAGATGCGCATGCAAGAAGTGTTCAAAGCAGATTTCAGTGA
- a CDS encoding Gfo/Idh/MocA family protein, whose amino-acid sequence MNIGILGAGTIANKMAKTILEMDEAVAYAIAARDLKRAEVFKEQYGFEKAYGSYEEMLADENVELVYVATTHNCHYEQVKMCLLAGKHVLCEKSFTITAAEARELCELSEEKGLLLAEAMWTRYLPIYGILEDVLGRGEIGEISSAVVNFGGNLKKERVWKKELGGGALLDLGVYVLTVARLIFKAEIKKIVSLAVVNDDDIDYVDNIIIQFANNKTAILQANQTAIMSSRVEIFGSTGYIEMGSVMNPPSIKVYGPGQELRNAYKRPEQITGFEYEVLACIKAIREGKVEVEELPHKEMIYIMELMENLLKEWRANK is encoded by the coding sequence ATGAATATTGGAATTTTGGGAGCAGGGACAATTGCAAATAAGATGGCAAAAACAATTTTGGAGATGGATGAAGCGGTGGCATATGCTATTGCGGCCAGAGACTTAAAAAGAGCCGAAGTATTCAAAGAACAATATGGGTTTGAGAAAGCATATGGTTCGTATGAAGAGATGTTGGCAGATGAAAATGTGGAGCTGGTCTATGTCGCAACGACGCATAATTGTCATTATGAGCAAGTGAAAATGTGTTTGCTTGCAGGAAAACATGTGTTGTGTGAGAAGTCGTTTACAATTACCGCGGCAGAAGCGAGAGAACTGTGTGAGTTATCGGAAGAAAAAGGTTTGTTGCTTGCAGAGGCGATGTGGACAAGATATCTACCAATTTATGGCATATTAGAAGACGTGCTAGGTAGAGGAGAAATAGGAGAGATCTCTTCTGCGGTAGTAAACTTTGGAGGAAATCTAAAAAAAGAAAGAGTTTGGAAAAAGGAGCTTGGAGGAGGAGCACTGCTAGATTTAGGGGTGTATGTATTAACGGTGGCAAGACTAATATTTAAGGCAGAGATCAAAAAAATAGTATCGCTAGCTGTAGTCAATGATGATGATATCGATTATGTAGACAATATAATAATACAATTTGCAAATAATAAAACAGCGATATTGCAAGCAAATCAAACTGCTATTATGAGTTCGCGAGTAGAAATATTTGGATCTACCGGATATATAGAAATGGGATCAGTTATGAACCCGCCAAGCATAAAGGTGTATGGACCAGGACAAGAGTTGCGCAACGCATATAAGAGACCAGAGCAAATTACAGGATTTGAGTATGAGGTGCTTGCGTGCATAAAAGCTATTCGAGAAGGAAAGGTAGAAGTCGAAGAATTGCCACACAAAGAAATGATATATATAATGGAGTTAATGGAAAATTTATTAAAAGAGTGGCGTGCAAATAAGTAG
- the hisH gene encoding imidazole glycerol phosphate synthase subunit HisH: MVAIIDYGVGNLFSLQASLNKIGAMAVVTNDEAKIDAASHIILPGVGAFEDAAKLLKEYKMDEVILSNAGKKPILGICLGMQLLFDRSFEFGEHKGLGLIAGDIVPLKGAIDSKLKIPHMGWNKLYKTNSSSILKYTSEGDYVYFVHSYYAKAESKYITSVVKYDIDVTATVQNGMVFGTQFHPEKSGECGLRILKAFVEC; encoded by the coding sequence TTGGTTGCTATTATCGACTATGGAGTGGGCAATCTGTTTTCGTTGCAAGCATCGTTGAATAAAATAGGAGCGATGGCTGTTGTTACAAATGATGAAGCAAAAATAGATGCCGCGAGCCATATAATTTTACCCGGAGTGGGAGCATTTGAGGACGCAGCGAAGTTGCTAAAAGAATACAAGATGGATGAAGTAATTTTGAGTAACGCAGGAAAAAAGCCTATTTTGGGAATTTGCTTGGGTATGCAGCTACTATTTGATAGAAGTTTTGAGTTTGGAGAGCATAAGGGGTTGGGGCTGATTGCTGGAGATATTGTTCCGCTAAAAGGAGCGATAGATTCGAAGCTGAAGATTCCGCATATGGGGTGGAATAAGTTATACAAGACTAACTCGTCGTCTATTCTAAAATACACATCAGAAGGCGATTATGTATACTTTGTACATTCGTATTATGCCAAAGCAGAATCAAAATATATCACGAGTGTTGTAAAATATGATATCGATGTTACTGCAACTGTACAGAACGGGATGGTATTTGGTACGCAATTTCATCCAGAAAAATCAGGCGAGTGTGGGCTGCGTATCCTAAAAGCTTTTGTGGAGTGCTAA
- a CDS encoding imidazoleglycerol-phosphate dehydratase, which produces MRKAVIERKTNETDIKLTLELDGTGTNAIDTDCGFLNHMLTLFAAHSRMNLVITCRGDSDVDFHHTVEDIAICLGAAIDEALGDKRGICRYGSCTLPMDEALVSVFLDFSGRGHLEENLNISQNKVGDFDTELCKEFLLAIARSYGSCTLPMDEALVSVFLDFSGRGHLEENLNISQNKVGDFDTELCKEFLLAIARSAKMTLHVVQERGKNAHHIIEAVFKAMARAMREAVTIDQKFRNEIPSTKGVI; this is translated from the coding sequence GTGAGAAAAGCAGTGATCGAAAGAAAGACTAATGAAACGGATATAAAATTGACATTGGAGCTTGATGGAACGGGAACAAATGCGATTGATACAGATTGCGGATTTTTAAATCATATGCTAACGTTGTTTGCGGCGCATTCGCGAATGAATTTGGTGATAACATGTCGCGGAGATAGCGATGTGGATTTTCATCATACAGTAGAAGATATTGCAATTTGCTTGGGAGCGGCAATAGACGAAGCGCTAGGAGATAAACGCGGAATATGTCGCTACGGAAGCTGTACGCTGCCTATGGATGAAGCGTTGGTGAGCGTATTTCTGGATTTTAGTGGACGAGGACACCTTGAAGAAAATTTGAATATAAGCCAAAATAAAGTGGGTGACTTTGATACTGAGTTGTGCAAAGAGTTTTTGCTGGCTATTGCTAGAAGCTACGGAAGCTGTACGCTGCCTATGGATGAAGCGTTGGTAAGCGTATTTCTGGATTTTAGTGGACGAGGACACCTTGAAGAAAATTTGAATATAAGCCAAAATAAAGTGGGCGACTTTGATACTGAGTTGTGCAAAGAGTTTTTGCTGGCTATTGCTAGAAGCGCAAAGATGACGCTGCATGTGGTACAAGAGCGAGGAAAAAACGCGCATCATATAATAGAGGCCGTGTTTAAAGCGATGGCTCGTGCAATGCGTGAAGCGGTAACAATCGATCAAAAATTTAGGAATGAAATTCCATCGACAAAAGGAGTGATATAG
- a CDS encoding single-stranded DNA-binding protein: MNKVILMGHLTKDPEVRYSQSATPLAIARYGIAVKRTYTREGEPDTDFFNIVAFGKTAEFAEKFFKKGLKVCIAGRIQNNNWEDQNKVKHYNTEIIVDDQEFAESKSSFQARVTNGGTSYNDGQSNYGENKAYNPTPPSNDNDMGGFTPKLPPMEEEEDLPF, encoded by the coding sequence ATGAATAAAGTGATCCTTATGGGACATTTAACTAAAGACCCGGAGGTGCGTTATTCGCAATCAGCTACGCCGCTTGCAATTGCAAGATATGGTATAGCTGTAAAAAGGACATATACAAGAGAAGGAGAGCCAGATACAGACTTTTTTAATATAGTTGCCTTTGGTAAAACAGCAGAGTTTGCAGAAAAGTTTTTTAAAAAGGGCCTAAAAGTGTGTATTGCTGGAAGAATTCAAAACAATAATTGGGAAGATCAAAATAAAGTTAAACACTATAATACTGAAATTATAGTGGATGACCAGGAATTTGCAGAAAGTAAGTCGTCGTTTCAAGCACGTGTAACAAATGGAGGGACTTCTTACAATGATGGTCAATCAAATTATGGTGAGAACAAAGCATATAATCCGACTCCTCCTTCGAATGATAATGACATGGGTGGGTTCACCCCAAAACTTCCTCCTATGGAAGAAGAAGAAGATCTACCTTTTTAA
- the feoB gene encoding ferrous iron transporter B, translated as MIKIALAGNPNSGKTTLYNALTGEQGHVGNWSGVTIDKKEHPLKKMYVPEGEEVVLIDLPGAYSISPYTEEEAITKNFITEGQPDVIINIVDAANLNRGLFFTTQLLELGIPVVVALNKQDAIAKKEIIIDNKKLADTLKCKVVAISALNKTGLETLVKVALKLKDKKEQECFMPELMVEINSKKEKDTLDKKRFKAVKDLVNECETRAKKSDELTFSDKVDKVVANKVLGIPVFFFVMWAVYWFSQSFVGGSLSDYLNDVVFGEMVPEAAHSLLASMNVNEFLSALIVDGIVAGFGAVVGFLPLIMVLFFCLSLLEDSGYMARVAVVMDTYFKKIGLSGKSVIPMVVGSACAIPGVMATRTIENPQEKKMAAILTPFVPCGAKLPIIALFSVVFLPEYSWVGPSMYIVAIVIIIISGLILKNIFRVEYSKSMFIVELPEYKIPSLKNACISMLEKGWAFIVKAGTIIVLCNMIIWLLQSYNFSLQLVDHADASMLATVGGLISPLLIPLGMAGWQLGAATLTGFVAKENVVGSLAVMYAVSGTALASANSPLLSVFTLETAIAFMVLNLFTPPCFAAIGAMNSEIGDKKWLAIGIGFQILTGYTLAMIVAQVGAIINGTVGMGMLIAAIIIAIEIIAYIMLVKRAKEKERAQFMAA; from the coding sequence ATGATAAAAATTGCATTGGCAGGAAATCCCAATAGCGGAAAAACTACACTATATAATGCCCTAACGGGAGAGCAAGGGCATGTAGGAAACTGGTCGGGTGTGACGATAGATAAGAAAGAACACCCTTTGAAGAAAATGTATGTGCCTGAAGGTGAGGAAGTTGTATTAATAGATCTTCCGGGGGCGTATTCAATTTCTCCATATACAGAAGAAGAGGCAATCACCAAAAATTTTATAACAGAAGGGCAACCAGATGTAATAATAAATATTGTGGATGCGGCAAATCTAAATCGCGGATTATTTTTTACGACTCAATTGCTAGAGCTGGGTATTCCGGTAGTGGTGGCGCTAAACAAGCAAGATGCTATTGCCAAAAAAGAAATAATTATCGATAACAAAAAGTTGGCCGATACGCTTAAATGCAAAGTGGTGGCGATATCGGCTCTTAACAAAACTGGTTTGGAAACTCTCGTAAAGGTTGCGCTAAAGCTCAAAGATAAAAAAGAGCAGGAGTGTTTTATGCCAGAGTTGATGGTAGAAATCAATAGTAAAAAAGAAAAAGATACCCTCGATAAAAAACGATTTAAAGCGGTAAAAGATCTTGTAAACGAGTGCGAAACTCGAGCTAAAAAATCTGATGAACTTACATTTTCGGATAAGGTAGATAAAGTTGTAGCGAATAAAGTTTTGGGGATTCCGGTTTTCTTTTTTGTTATGTGGGCCGTGTATTGGTTTTCTCAAAGTTTTGTTGGAGGTAGTTTATCAGACTATTTAAATGATGTTGTCTTTGGCGAGATGGTGCCGGAGGCGGCTCATTCGTTGCTGGCGTCTATGAATGTAAATGAATTTTTATCTGCGTTAATTGTGGACGGAATTGTTGCAGGCTTTGGTGCGGTTGTTGGTTTTCTTCCTTTAATTATGGTGCTATTTTTCTGCTTAAGTTTATTGGAAGATAGTGGATATATGGCTAGAGTTGCTGTAGTTATGGATACTTATTTTAAGAAGATAGGATTGTCTGGAAAATCTGTTATACCTATGGTTGTTGGATCTGCTTGCGCAATTCCTGGAGTTATGGCAACAAGGACTATCGAAAATCCGCAAGAGAAGAAGATGGCGGCGATACTAACTCCGTTTGTGCCTTGTGGAGCGAAGCTTCCAATTATCGCATTGTTTAGTGTCGTGTTTTTGCCAGAGTATTCATGGGTAGGCCCTAGTATGTATATTGTTGCGATTGTGATAATTATTATTTCTGGTCTCATACTTAAAAATATATTTAGAGTAGAATATTCGAAGTCAATGTTTATCGTTGAGCTTCCTGAATATAAAATACCAAGTTTAAAAAATGCCTGTATATCGATGCTAGAAAAAGGATGGGCGTTCATTGTAAAAGCGGGAACCATAATCGTGCTATGCAATATGATTATTTGGCTATTGCAATCATATAATTTTTCGCTCCAACTTGTAGATCATGCTGACGCGAGTATGTTGGCGACAGTGGGAGGATTGATCAGCCCGTTGCTTATTCCGTTGGGAATGGCGGGGTGGCAACTGGGCGCGGCAACGCTTACTGGCTTTGTTGCAAAGGAAAATGTTGTAGGAAGCTTGGCTGTTATGTATGCGGTTTCTGGCACAGCATTGGCATCTGCAAATAGTCCGCTACTATCAGTATTTACTTTGGAGACTGCAATAGCGTTTATGGTATTAAATTTGTTTACGCCACCATGCTTTGCGGCAATAGGAGCGATGAATTCTGAGATAGGAGATAAGAAGTGGCTTGCTATTGGAATCGGATTTCAAATTTTGACCGGATACACTCTTGCGATGATTGTGGCTCAGGTTGGAGCAATTATAAATGGCACTGTTGGAATGGGAATGTTAATTGCGGCAATAATCATTGCAATTGAAATAATCGCCTATATAATGCTTGTAAAAAGAGCCAAAGAAAAAGAAAGAGCACAATTCATGGCAGCGTAG